The following proteins come from a genomic window of Thermomicrobiales bacterium:
- a CDS encoding acetylxylan esterase, which yields MTSVRKPDDFDEFWADLMAQAAALPLDPVLTPAPMRSNDQVETFEIHYTSLDELRIAGWYCRPRESALEPPYPALIAVPGYISEPTLPKQWAKAGYAAVGVAPRGKLRSNSRFNPGYPGLLIDNIIDKNTYSYRGFYIDAARAVDFVLSRPEIDHSRIGVQGGSQGGALTLTTAALRSDVITCGAAGAPYLTGYMDAASLTHSYPYQEMNEYLRLYPEREPQMRATLDYYDCLNFAPKITCPMLISIGLGDDVCPPETAFDLLKVLGGPVEYNAWPRCAHDSGAFWEGANISAFLAKHLQPTPAPAR from the coding sequence GTGACGAGCGTTCGAAAACCGGACGACTTCGATGAATTCTGGGCCGATCTCATGGCCCAGGCTGCGGCGCTGCCGCTCGACCCGGTGCTGACGCCGGCGCCGATGCGGTCGAACGATCAGGTCGAGACCTTCGAGATTCACTACACGAGTCTCGATGAACTGCGCATCGCGGGGTGGTATTGCCGGCCGCGAGAATCGGCGTTGGAACCGCCCTATCCGGCGTTGATCGCGGTGCCGGGATATATCTCCGAACCGACCCTGCCGAAACAGTGGGCCAAAGCGGGATACGCGGCGGTGGGCGTGGCGCCGCGCGGCAAGCTGCGTTCCAACAGCCGGTTCAATCCCGGGTATCCCGGGCTGCTGATCGACAATATCATCGACAAGAACACCTATAGCTACCGCGGGTTCTATATCGATGCCGCGCGCGCGGTCGATTTCGTGCTGTCGCGTCCGGAGATCGATCATTCCCGCATCGGCGTGCAGGGCGGCAGCCAGGGCGGGGCGTTGACGTTGACGACCGCGGCTTTGCGCAGCGATGTGATCACCTGTGGAGCGGCGGGCGCGCCATATCTCACCGGATACATGGACGCGGCGTCATTGACGCACAGCTACCCGTACCAGGAGATGAACGAGTATCTCCGGTTGTATCCCGAACGAGAGCCGCAGATGCGCGCTACGCTCGACTACTACGACTGTCTCAATTTCGCGCCGAAGATTACCTGCCCCATGCTGATCTCGATTGGACTGGGCGACGATGTTTGTCCGCCGGAGACAGCGTTCGATCTGCTGAAGGTGCTGGGCGGACCGGTGGAGTACAACGCATGGCCGCGCTGCGCGCACGATTCCGGCGCGTTCTGGGAGGGGGCGAATATCTCCGCGTTCCTCGCGAAGCATTTGCAGCCAACTCCGGCGCCAGCGAGATGA
- a CDS encoding acetylxylan esterase produces MPDDFSAYWDAIDAELAGIDAAPALTETPLRSTDFSTAYDLKLTSIGPYRIFGFLSVPKGEGSFPALLHSPRYGSVNNPPHWDDRQRYVVLTIMHRGQRLADTPFKAEYPGLLTLGIESPETWIYRGILADIMRGCEYLLGHPAVDSARVAIAGDDFGLIAAARRPGFSTVNLTMTHLYRIMEARLRTDAYPIEEVNEYLAMYPESLDAVARTVSYFDPIAHAPGFAGTTILSEMDPGALNGPEWLDPLRNALGGPVIPYRLAHEGGTDHDALDALLAGQLGVLPLPRLWPAAMESVG; encoded by the coding sequence ATGCCTGACGACTTCTCTGCCTATTGGGACGCGATCGATGCGGAGCTTGCCGGGATCGATGCGGCGCCGGCGCTGACGGAGACGCCATTGCGCTCGACGGATTTCTCGACCGCGTACGATCTCAAGCTGACCAGTATCGGACCATATCGCATTTTCGGCTTTCTGAGCGTGCCGAAGGGCGAAGGGTCCTTCCCTGCCCTGCTGCATTCGCCCCGCTATGGGAGCGTCAACAATCCGCCCCATTGGGACGATCGGCAGCGTTATGTCGTGCTGACGATTATGCACCGCGGACAACGGTTGGCCGATACACCGTTCAAGGCGGAGTATCCCGGTTTGCTGACGCTGGGGATCGAATCGCCGGAGACGTGGATCTATCGCGGGATTCTGGCGGACATCATGCGCGGCTGCGAATACCTGCTGGGGCATCCGGCGGTCGATTCGGCGCGGGTCGCGATTGCCGGCGACGACTTTGGTCTGATCGCGGCGGCACGGCGTCCGGGGTTCTCGACGGTCAATCTGACGATGACGCATCTCTATCGGATCATGGAGGCACGGCTGCGCACCGATGCCTACCCGATCGAAGAAGTGAACGAGTATCTGGCGATGTATCCGGAATCGTTGGATGCGGTCGCCAGAACCGTGAGCTATTTCGACCCGATCGCGCATGCGCCGGGATTTGCCGGGACGACCATTCTGAGCGAGATGGATCCGGGGGCATTGAACGGGCCGGAATGGCTCGATCCGCTGCGGAATGCGCTGGGCGGTCCGGTGATCCCCTATCGTCTTGCTCATGAGGGGGGCACCGACCACGACGCGCTCGATGCGTTGCTGGCTGGGCAGCTTGGGGTGTTGCCGTTGCCACGGTTGTGGCCAGCGGCGATGGAGAGTGTTGGGTGA
- a CDS encoding type II toxin-antitoxin system Phd/YefM family antitoxin, whose amino-acid sequence MSVVDETVSMSVAEVRENFADVLNRIAYSGERIGVSRHGKVLAVMVPFEDLQALEAYEDWRDQKLADEAWENYQREGGVPIEIIRQELDAEVARLADQH is encoded by the coding sequence ATGTCTGTCGTCGATGAAACGGTATCTATGTCCGTCGCCGAAGTGCGTGAAAACTTTGCGGATGTTCTGAATCGTATTGCCTATTCGGGCGAACGGATCGGAGTGTCGCGCCATGGAAAAGTGTTGGCAGTGATGGTGCCATTCGAGGATCTCCAGGCCCTCGAAGCCTATGAAGACTGGCGAGATCAGAAGCTAGCAGATGAGGCTTGGGAAAACTATCAACGCGAGGGTGGCGTTCCCATCGAGATCATTCGGCAGGAACTGGATGCCGAGGTGGCGCGGCTAGCTGACCAACATTGA